The following is a genomic window from Merismopedia glauca CCAP 1448/3.
TCAGCAATGAATTTCTGACTGTTAGTATCTAGGTAAAAATCCACGAAAGATTTGACTTCTGGGCGCTCTAAGTCTTTTTTGCTAACATAAAGAAATATTGGTCGTGAAAGCGGATTATAAGTACCATTCAGAACTGCTTCAGCACTAGGACCAACGCACCCTTTACCATTATCAATTTCTACAGCTTTCAGTTTATCTTTGTTTTGCTCGTAATAGGCATAACCAAAGTAGCCCATCCCACCTTTTTCACCAGCCACACCCTGTACTAAGGTATTATCATCTTCGCTGGCAGTATAATCAGTCCGGCTAGATTTTTCTTTCCCTACAATTACTTTCGTAAAGTAATCGAATGTACCAGAGTCAGTACCCGCTCCATATAAATCTAGTTTCAAATCTGGAAAAGCTGGATTAATTTGCTTCCAATTAGTCACTTTTCCTTGAGCTTCTGGTGCCCAAGTTTTTTTCAATTCATCTACTTTCAAGCACTTAACCGCCGTATTTTCGGGATTAACTACTACTGATAAAGCATCATAAGCAATAGGGATTTCGACAAATTCAATCTGACCTTTTTGGCAATTAGCAATTTCTTCGGCTTCAATAGCACGAGAAGCTCCTGTGACGCTAATTTCCCCAGCACAGAATTTTTTGAAACCGCCTCCTGTACCAGATTCACCTACTGAGACATCAATGGCTGCGTTAGCTTTCTTAAATTCTTCTGCCATAGCTTCAGAAATGGGAAATACTGTACTGGAGCCATCAACATTGACTTTGCCAGAGGCATTAGAAGTGGTAGTAGCACCAGGACTTGCTGTCGAGCCACCCTTGGGAGTTTCACCACTTTGACAGCCACTCATGATGATACTTAATGTAGCCAATGAGGTGATAGCTACCAAACTTTTCTTTTGCACTAACATAGTGTTTTTTAACTTCTTCTCTGACATAAATCGCTAGTCGTTTGCAGATTAACTTTTTAGTTTGTTCTCTGTAAACACCTAATTGGTTAAATTTGAGTTAAGCTCTGGTTAAAATTAGGATTAGCTATTTTTGTACCATACTGCTTTTGGATCGTACATCATCAGTAGGTTCGTCTAGCAGACTGATGTGAACTACCTACACTAACCTTCGGTACACTTTAAGTACCTCAACAGAATTATAGCGGTTCTGGTTTTGATGCACTACTCATGGGCGGGCAAGATGCCTACCCCACAAGAGTTTCAAAAAAGTCGGCTGGGCGGGTTCGATATAAGCCTTAACTGTTACAGCATATAGATCCTGGCAAAACCCGCCCCTACAATTTGTTTATGTTTAATTGTACCCACTTACTTAAAATAACCTTTAAACATACCACAAAATATTTATGCAAAAGTTGTAGTTAAAAAGTCATCAAGTTGAAAAACTTAGCCCTAAAGCTTTAAACTCATAAACTCAGGTCTACACGATACAGTGCGTGAGACGACTCTTATCTTTTGCTAGAATCTCCTGATTAGCCACCTACCCACTCCCTCTAAGCACATGGAAAACAAACTGATGTTGATGATTCCAGGCCCGACACCAGTGCCTGAACAAGTCTTACTCGCTTTAGCCAAACACCCAATGGGGCATCGTAGCGGCGAGTTTAGCAAGATTATGGCAGAGGTTACTGAAAACCTCAAGTGGTTGCACCAAACTCAAAGCGATGTTTTGACGCTCACAGTTTCGGGAACTGGAGCAATGGAAGCGGCTATTATTAACTTTGTGAATACAGGCGATCGCGTTTTGGTTGGCTGTAATGGTAAATTTGGCGATCGCTGGGCTAAACTAGCTCAAGCTTTTGGTTTAGATGTCGTCAAAGTCAGCGCTGAATGGGGACAACCTCTAGATCCAGAAGCCTTTCGCGCTCATCTAGAAGCCGATACCGACAAGAAAATCAAAGCTGTCATCATTACCCACAGTGAAACCTCCACAGGAGTGTTAAATGACCTAGAAACCATCAATCGCTATGTTAAGGCTCATGGGGAAGCTTTAATTATCGTTGATGCGGTAACCAGTTTGGGAGCAGTTAACGTTCCTGTAGATGATTGGGGACTCGATGTCGTCGCTTCCGGTTCTCAAAAAGGCTACATGATTCCCCCAGGTTTGGGATTTATCTCTGTTAGCGCTAAAGCTTGGCAAGCTTATGAAAATGCCAAAATTCCCAGATTCTATCTAGATTTAGGACCATACAAGAAAAACGCTGCCAAAAACACGACTCCCTTCACGCCTCCAGTTAACCTGATTATCGCCTTACAAACAGCTTTAAACATGATGAAAGCGGAAGGCTTAGAAGGGATCTTCAGTCGCCATCAACGGTTGATGACGGCTACCCGCGAAGCCGCCAAAGCCTTGGGATTGGGGTTATTTGCTCCAGAGGGATATGGTAGTCCTGCAATCACTGCTGTTGCTCCTACAGGGCTTGATGCCGAGCAAATTAGATCGGTGATGAAAAAACGCTATGACATCGCTCTAGCGGGCGGACAAGACCACCTCAAGGGACAAATTTTTAGGATAGGTCACCTAGGATTTGTGTGCGATCGCGATATCCTAGCAGCGATCGCCTCTTTAGAAGCCAGTTTGCGAGAATTGGGCTATGAAGGCTTTACTCCAGGTGCTGGAGTTGCAGCCGCAGCCAGAGTTTTTGCCCAATAACAACTGAATTCAACTAACTCTTAATAAATAGATAGTAGCTGGTGCTACTGTCTTTTTTTTGTCAGAATTATGATATGTTTTTGATTCGCTCAAACTTTCAAATAACTCAGAGTCTCAATCTCCAAGAAAAAACTTGACGTTTCCTGAATCGGGAAATAAGGTTGTAACTAAAGACCAATAAAAAATTTTCATAGTCAATATTTCATTGACTAAGCTAATCAGCATCTAAATTGGGTATTTTGATATTGGGAACACAGCTATCAAACCTGCTCCTGAAGCCCCTGAAGCCATACCCTGATCAAATGTAAATGCACAACAGCTTATCTTGGTGTGTCAACCAATAACTAGATAGAAAATCATTGATTAATTGTTTTAAATTTCTAGGAACCTTTATCTGATGAAAGCAGTAATTTTAGCCGGAGGGTTGGGCACAAGAATATCTGAAGAAACTCATTTAAAGCCAAAACCAATGATTGAGATTGGTGGTCGTCCCATCTTGTGGCATATAATGAAAACTTTTTCCACTTATGGAATTAATGATTTTATAGTTTGTTGCGGTTATAAAGGTTATGTAATTAAAGAATATTTTGCTAACTACTTTTTACATATGTCGGATGTAACATTTGATATGGTTTCCAATCAGATGTCAGTACATGAAAAACACGCAGAACCTTGGCGAGTGACTCTGGTAGATACTGGCGAAGAAACTATGACTGGTGGTCGATTAAAACGTGTCCAAGATTATGTGGGTAACGAAACTTTTTGCTTTACCTATGGAGATGGTGTTAGTAATATTAATATAGATAAATTAGTTAAATATCATCAAGATCAAGGTGGATTAGCTACAGTAACAGCCGTACAACCGCCTGGTCGTTATGGTTCTTTAAATATTGACAATAACTTAGTCCTAAATTTTATGGAAAAACCTCATGGAGATGGTGGTTGGATTAATGGTGGATATTTTGTTTTAGAGCCTCCAGTTTTTGAATTAATCACAGCAGATTCTACAATTTGGGAGGTAGATACATTGCCCCTCATTTCCGAAAAAAAACAATTATCAGCTTTTAAACATGATGGTTTTTGGCAAGCAATGGATACTTTACGAGATAAAAACTTGTTAGAAAGTTTATGGAATTCTGGTGAAGCTCCCTGGAAGGTGTGGTAATGAATCCTCAATTTTGGCAAGGAAAAACAGTTTTAATAACAGGTCATACGGGATTTAAAGGGAGTTGGTTGTGTTTGTGGTTGCAGGGTTTAGGAGCTAAAGTCACAGGTTACAGTCTCTTACCTCCCACAAAACCAAGTTTGTTTGAAGTAGCTAGAGTAGAAGAATCAATTACTTCTGTAATCGGAGATATTAGAGATAGAAGTCAATTACAAGCAATAGTCGCACAATCTCAACCAGAAATTATTTTCCATCTAGCTGCTCAAGCTTTAGTGCGAGAGTCATATCAAAATCCCGTAGATACTTATGCTACGAACGTGATGGGAACAGTCAATCTATTGGAAGCAGTGCGGGGAATTGGTAGCGTTAAGGTTGTGGTCAATGTTACTTCTGATAAATGCTATGAAAACCGCGAATGGATTTGGGGTTATCGCGAAAACGAGCCTTTAGGAGGTTACGATCCCTATAGTAGTAGCAAAGCTTGTGCTGAGATAGTCACAGCCGCCTACCGCAATTCCTTTTTTCATCCTGACAAGTATGCCGAACATGGTTTAGCATTAGCCACAGCCAGAGCCGGAAATGTGATTGGTGGAGGAGATTGGGCAAGCGATCGCTTGGTTCCAGATATAATTAACTCAGCTATCAACGGTCAGACGCTATTAATTCGCAATCCCTACGCTACCAGACCTTGGCAACACGTCTTAGAACCTCTCAATGGATATCTAACCCTCGCAGAGCATCTTTTCCAGCATGGTTCTGCCTATAGCGAAGCTTGGAATTTCGGTCCTAACGAATCAGATATCCAGCCCGTGCATTGGATTGTCGAGCAATTACTCTCACTTTGGGGTGACGATCTTTCTTGGACCAAAGACACACTGATTCAAAGTCACGAAGCTAATTACTTATCTTTAGATTGTGCCAAAGCTCGTTCTCGATTGGGGTGGCGACCAAAACTGGATCTCCTCACCGCACTAACTTGGATTGTCGATTGGACAAAGTTATTTCAGTCAGGCAAAAATATGCGCGCAGTTACCGAAGACCAAATCCGACAATTTACCAATCTATAGCTACAGCCAACAATCAACAATCAACAATCAACAAATTTTGTTTGATTGAGGCGATAAATCGCCAGTTACTGACGGTCGAACTCGCATAAAGCTGCAACTACATAATCTATCTCTTCATCTTTTAACTCTGGGAATAAAGGTAGGGTAATGATGGTTTCCCAGACTTCTTTAGCAACTGGAATTTCGCTAGGATACTTATGGAATAAAGGATGTAAAGGTAAAGGCATATAGTGTACGCCAGTAGCAATTCCTTTTTGTTTTAAGGAGACGATGAGGCGATCGCGTTCATGGCAACGAACGCCAAAGATCCAGTAAGCAGAATCCTCCAGTTCGTAGGGATACAGAGGTTGAATTTGCTGACAATCTTGAATTCCTTGCAGGTATCGCTGGATAATGCG
Proteins encoded in this region:
- a CDS encoding PstS family phosphate ABC transporter substrate-binding protein, producing the protein MLVQKKSLVAITSLATLSIIMSGCQSGETPKGGSTASPGATTTSNASGKVNVDGSSTVFPISEAMAEEFKKANAAIDVSVGESGTGGGFKKFCAGEISVTGASRAIEAEEIANCQKGQIEFVEIPIAYDALSVVVNPENTAVKCLKVDELKKTWAPEAQGKVTNWKQINPAFPDLKLDLYGAGTDSGTFDYFTKVIVGKEKSSRTDYTASEDDNTLVQGVAGEKGGMGYFGYAYYEQNKDKLKAVEIDNGKGCVGPSAEAVLNGTYNPLSRPIFLYVSKKDLERPEVKSFVDFYLDTNSQKFIADTGYVPLPSELATQVQTRYKGNKTGSIYVNAPKGATLKDLLSKAK
- a CDS encoding pyridoxal-phosphate-dependent aminotransferase family protein, with the protein product MENKLMLMIPGPTPVPEQVLLALAKHPMGHRSGEFSKIMAEVTENLKWLHQTQSDVLTLTVSGTGAMEAAIINFVNTGDRVLVGCNGKFGDRWAKLAQAFGLDVVKVSAEWGQPLDPEAFRAHLEADTDKKIKAVIITHSETSTGVLNDLETINRYVKAHGEALIIVDAVTSLGAVNVPVDDWGLDVVASGSQKGYMIPPGLGFISVSAKAWQAYENAKIPRFYLDLGPYKKNAAKNTTPFTPPVNLIIALQTALNMMKAEGLEGIFSRHQRLMTATREAAKALGLGLFAPEGYGSPAITAVAPTGLDAEQIRSVMKKRYDIALAGGQDHLKGQIFRIGHLGFVCDRDILAAIASLEASLRELGYEGFTPGAGVAAAARVFAQ
- the rfbF gene encoding glucose-1-phosphate cytidylyltransferase; its protein translation is MKAVILAGGLGTRISEETHLKPKPMIEIGGRPILWHIMKTFSTYGINDFIVCCGYKGYVIKEYFANYFLHMSDVTFDMVSNQMSVHEKHAEPWRVTLVDTGEETMTGGRLKRVQDYVGNETFCFTYGDGVSNINIDKLVKYHQDQGGLATVTAVQPPGRYGSLNIDNNLVLNFMEKPHGDGGWINGGYFVLEPPVFELITADSTIWEVDTLPLISEKKQLSAFKHDGFWQAMDTLRDKNLLESLWNSGEAPWKVW
- the rfbG gene encoding CDP-glucose 4,6-dehydratase, which encodes MNPQFWQGKTVLITGHTGFKGSWLCLWLQGLGAKVTGYSLLPPTKPSLFEVARVEESITSVIGDIRDRSQLQAIVAQSQPEIIFHLAAQALVRESYQNPVDTYATNVMGTVNLLEAVRGIGSVKVVVNVTSDKCYENREWIWGYRENEPLGGYDPYSSSKACAEIVTAAYRNSFFHPDKYAEHGLALATARAGNVIGGGDWASDRLVPDIINSAINGQTLLIRNPYATRPWQHVLEPLNGYLTLAEHLFQHGSAYSEAWNFGPNESDIQPVHWIVEQLLSLWGDDLSWTKDTLIQSHEANYLSLDCAKARSRLGWRPKLDLLTALTWIVDWTKLFQSGKNMRAVTEDQIRQFTNL